The Deinococcus wulumuqiensis R12 genome has a window encoding:
- a CDS encoding 3-hydroxyacyl-CoA dehydrogenase family protein has translation MKFGVIGAGQMGGGIAQVAAQSGFDVVVHDQKQEFLDRGRGVIEKSVGKLHEKGKLTDTPVTVLGRMKFTTDLQDFADCDLVVEAIVENQQVKNDLFGRLGQIVKPEGILASNTSSIPITALASASGRPERFIGMHFMNPVPLMQLVEVIRGYQTSDETARIVTETAQKMGKTPLTCNDFPGFVSNRILMPMLNEAIQCVMEGVADKEAIDGIMKLGMNHPMGPLTLADFIGLDTCLAIMEVLHQGLGNDKYRPSPLLRKMVQAGLLGRKSGEGFYKY, from the coding sequence ATGAAATTCGGAGTGATCGGAGCAGGGCAGATGGGCGGCGGCATCGCGCAGGTGGCGGCGCAAAGTGGATTCGACGTGGTGGTTCACGACCAGAAGCAGGAATTTCTGGACAGAGGACGCGGCGTCATCGAAAAGAGCGTGGGCAAGCTGCACGAGAAGGGCAAACTGACCGACACGCCCGTAACCGTGCTGGGCCGCATGAAATTCACTACGGATTTGCAGGACTTTGCCGACTGCGACCTGGTGGTCGAAGCCATTGTGGAGAACCAGCAGGTCAAGAACGACCTGTTTGGGCGACTCGGGCAGATCGTGAAGCCGGAAGGGATTCTGGCGAGCAACACCAGCTCCATTCCGATTACGGCGCTGGCGTCGGCGTCGGGCCGCCCGGAGCGGTTCATCGGAATGCACTTCATGAACCCGGTGCCGCTGATGCAGTTGGTGGAGGTCATTCGCGGGTATCAGACCAGCGACGAAACCGCGCGCATTGTGACCGAAACGGCGCAGAAGATGGGCAAGACGCCGCTGACCTGCAACGATTTCCCCGGCTTCGTCAGCAACCGCATTCTGATGCCGATGCTCAACGAGGCCATTCAGTGCGTGATGGAAGGCGTGGCCGACAAGGAAGCCATCGACGGCATCATGAAACTGGGCATGAACCACCCGATGGGGCCACTGACGCTGGCGGATTTCATCGGGCTGGACACCTGCCTCGCCATCATGGAAGTGCTGCATCAGGGCCTCGGCAACGACAAGTACCGCCCCAGCCCCCTGCTGCGCAAGATGGTGCAGGCCGGGCTGCTCGGGCGCAAGAGCGGGGAAGGGTTTTACAAGTACTGA
- a CDS encoding WGxxGxxG family protein yields the protein MKLLKTAAVLAALALPVAASAQDSNTTDTTQTTTTTTEERGFDWGWLGLLGLAGLIPRRQEPVHTVHTTTNTTRR from the coding sequence ATGAAACTCCTCAAGACCGCTGCTGTCCTTGCCGCCCTGGCGCTGCCTGTCGCTGCTTCCGCCCAGGACAGCAACACCACCGACACCACCCAGACCACCACCACGACCACCGAGGAGCGCGGCTTCGACTGGGGCTGGCTCGGTCTGCTGGGTCTGGCCGGCCTGATTCCCCGCCGCCAGGAGCCTGTGCACACCGTGCACACCACCACCAACACCACCCGCCGCTAA
- a CDS encoding DinB family protein: protein MKTFDPALHADSLRKERAYHIRPSLDPAFTPHLGALVEMLTYARLTTLQAVHDLPEEALWQTAPGFTNSIGTLLAHIAAVERTYHLLSFEGRDVTPEQDGAVYWGLTMGQEGTPPSRLPTLDELRADLAAARAETLRVFSTKDDDWLAQPMAEGWANHHWAWFHVMEDEVSHRGQIRLLRRVVAPEAT from the coding sequence ATGAAGACCTTCGACCCGGCCCTGCACGCCGATAGCCTCAGGAAGGAGCGGGCATATCACATTCGGCCCAGCCTCGACCCCGCGTTTACGCCGCACCTCGGCGCTCTGGTCGAGATGCTGACCTATGCCCGGCTGACGACCCTGCAAGCCGTGCATGACCTGCCGGAAGAGGCGCTGTGGCAGACCGCGCCCGGCTTCACCAACTCCATCGGCACGCTGCTGGCACATATCGCGGCGGTGGAGCGCACCTACCACCTGCTGTCCTTCGAGGGACGCGACGTGACCCCGGAGCAGGACGGCGCCGTGTACTGGGGCCTGACGATGGGCCAGGAAGGAACGCCACCGTCACGCCTCCCCACCCTCGACGAACTGCGGGCCGACCTCGCCGCCGCCCGCGCCGAGACGCTGCGGGTCTTTTCCACCAAGGACGACGACTGGCTGGCGCAACCGATGGCGGAGGGCTGGGCCAATCACCACTGGGCCTGGTTTCATGTGATGGAAGACGAGGTGAGCCACCGGGGGCAGATACGTCTGCTGCGGCGGGTCGTCGCGCCGGAGGCCACATGA
- a CDS encoding carbohydrate ABC transporter permease: MTTTPRRTSRREQHRLGAAGAKRSWRNTLIAYAFMLPFLILLVIYHTWPVIFGTYLAFTEYNIISPPKWVGLQNFRTLLADEQFWSGLQNSLKYILVVPVIQLVSIALALLVNRPLRGIGFFRTAYYVPVVTSFAVVGLIWSWLYQQGGVVNRVLMALGLMQDDRSLLGNPATALLAVMFVTLWKGIGYYMVLYLAGLQNISKELEEAAVIDGATRAQVFWNVTLPGLRPTILVCSLMSTISAIKVFEEIYVMTQGGPAGSTYTALFFTYSRAFNDFQYGLAAAAGIIIAVISIFFGFLNFKLTRGGKADA, from the coding sequence ATGACCACAACACCCCGGCGCACGTCGCGCCGTGAGCAACACCGTCTGGGTGCGGCGGGGGCCAAGAGGTCCTGGCGCAACACCCTGATTGCCTACGCCTTCATGCTGCCGTTTCTGATTCTGCTGGTGATCTACCACACCTGGCCGGTCATTTTCGGCACCTACCTGGCGTTTACCGAGTACAACATCATCAGCCCGCCGAAGTGGGTGGGGCTGCAAAACTTCCGCACACTGCTGGCCGACGAGCAGTTCTGGTCGGGGCTGCAAAACAGCCTGAAATACATCCTGGTGGTGCCGGTCATCCAACTGGTGTCCATCGCCCTGGCGCTGCTGGTCAACCGGCCCCTCAGGGGCATCGGGTTTTTCCGCACGGCGTATTACGTACCGGTGGTCACCAGTTTTGCGGTGGTGGGCCTGATCTGGTCGTGGCTCTACCAGCAGGGTGGGGTGGTCAACCGCGTGCTGATGGCGCTGGGGCTGATGCAGGACGACCGCAGTCTGCTGGGAAACCCGGCCACCGCGCTGCTCGCCGTGATGTTCGTGACGCTGTGGAAGGGCATCGGCTATTACATGGTGCTGTATCTGGCGGGCCTTCAGAACATCAGCAAGGAACTGGAAGAAGCTGCCGTCATCGACGGGGCGACCCGCGCCCAGGTGTTCTGGAACGTGACGCTGCCGGGGCTGCGGCCCACCATTCTGGTCTGCTCGCTGATGTCCACCATCAGTGCCATCAAGGTCTTCGAGGAAATCTATGTGATGACGCAGGGCGGGCCAGCGGGCAGCACCTACACCGCGCTGTTTTTCACCTATTCGCGGGCCTTCAACGACTTTCAGTACGGTCTGGCGGCGGCGGCGGGCATCATCATCGCCGTCATCTCCATCTTCTTCGGGTTCCTGAACTTCAAATTGACGCGGGGAGGCAAGGCCGATGCCTGA
- a CDS encoding carbohydrate ABC transporter permease, translating into MPEVTTRPMTQEVAAELKVRRKQRERMRNVLAYAVLIVIALIMLYPFYWTVVTSLESTGGIYQPKWWPSDFSLRNYAEVWRGTTVPFWRLIVNSLIICTLGVFFSVTLATLAAYPLAKMKFPGRDLIFYAILMLMVLPNEAGLIVNYITTIKLGLLSQTDFPVLDMAKQYLAVVLPGMASIVGLFLLRQAYLGVPLELLEAARIDGASELTIWRRIMLPLALPTIVAFSILEFVAYWNSFLWARIMLPDKELLPLSAGLLELSGTFSTNSRAVMAGAVITIIPILIVFAFGQKYFMKGLEGAVKG; encoded by the coding sequence ATGCCTGAAGTGACCACCCGCCCGATGACCCAAGAAGTCGCCGCCGAACTCAAGGTGCGCCGCAAGCAGCGCGAGCGGATGCGCAACGTGCTGGCCTACGCCGTGCTCATCGTCATCGCGCTCATCATGCTCTACCCGTTTTACTGGACGGTCGTCACCAGCCTGGAATCCACCGGCGGCATCTATCAGCCCAAGTGGTGGCCCAGTGACTTTTCGCTGCGCAACTACGCCGAGGTCTGGCGCGGCACCACCGTTCCCTTCTGGCGGCTGATCGTCAACAGCCTGATTATCTGCACGCTGGGCGTCTTTTTCTCGGTCACGCTGGCGACGCTGGCGGCCTATCCCCTCGCCAAGATGAAATTTCCGGGGCGCGACCTGATTTTCTACGCCATCCTGATGCTGATGGTGCTGCCCAACGAGGCGGGCCTGATCGTCAACTACATCACGACCATCAAGCTGGGGCTGCTTTCACAGACCGATTTTCCGGTGCTGGACATGGCAAAGCAGTATCTGGCGGTGGTGCTGCCGGGCATGGCGAGCATCGTGGGCCTGTTCCTGCTGCGGCAGGCGTACCTGGGCGTGCCGCTGGAACTGCTCGAAGCCGCCCGCATCGACGGCGCGTCCGAGCTGACCATCTGGCGGCGCATCATGCTGCCGCTGGCGCTGCCGACCATCGTGGCCTTTTCGATTCTGGAATTCGTGGCGTACTGGAACTCCTTCCTGTGGGCCAGAATCATGCTGCCCGACAAGGAACTGCTGCCGCTCTCGGCAGGGCTGCTGGAACTGTCCGGCACCTTTTCCACCAACTCGCGGGCGGTCATGGCGGGGGCCGTCATCACCATCATTCCCATCCTCATCGTGTTCGCCTTCGGGCAGAAATACTTCATGAAGGGTCTGGAGGGCGCGGTGAAGGGCTGA
- a CDS encoding alpha/beta hydrolase family protein, with product MNAAAHALPLVSGQPYRVQRAVLSGVPCLLELPPEDRDVRGVCLVYHGAWAAKEGKLGVYAALTTAGIVTVLPDAALHGERQGDMPPGLNAREYVWDSVRRTVAETPALLDALAGRFGAGPVYAVGSSMGGYVVQALLQTEPRLTRAAALITSGVWNEPQVQVPDVRAFIEAHRPLTHAWRSAPTPLLLASGEEDPVFPLAAHHQPTAAAYREAYAGASGAFEDQTFPGVAHFTSVGLRDAALAFLLRE from the coding sequence ATGAACGCGGCGGCACACGCCCTCCCGCTGGTCAGCGGGCAGCCCTACCGGGTGCAGCGGGCGGTGCTCTCAGGCGTGCCCTGCCTGCTCGAACTGCCCCCCGAAGACCGGGACGTGCGCGGCGTCTGCCTCGTCTATCACGGGGCCTGGGCCGCCAAAGAAGGCAAACTGGGCGTGTACGCGGCGCTGACCACCGCCGGAATCGTGACCGTGCTGCCCGACGCGGCGCTACACGGCGAGCGGCAGGGCGACATGCCGCCGGGACTGAACGCCCGCGAATATGTGTGGGACAGCGTGCGGCGCACCGTCGCCGAGACTCCGGCGCTGCTGGACGCGCTGGCTGGGCGCTTCGGCGCGGGGCCGGTCTACGCCGTGGGGTCGAGCATGGGCGGGTACGTGGTTCAGGCGCTGCTGCAAACCGAGCCGCGCCTGACCCGCGCCGCCGCCCTCATCACGTCGGGCGTGTGGAACGAGCCGCAGGTGCAGGTGCCGGACGTGCGGGCCTTTATCGAGGCGCACCGACCCCTGACCCACGCGTGGCGCTCGGCCCCCACCCCCCTGCTGCTTGCCAGCGGCGAGGAAGACCCCGTGTTTCCGCTTGCCGCGCACCACCAGCCCACCGCAGCGGCCTACCGCGAAGCGTATGCGGGCGCGTCCGGCGCTTTCGAGGACCAGACCTTTCCCGGTGTGGCGCACTTCACCAGCGTGGGCCTCAGGGACGCGGCGCTGGCGTTCTTGCTGCGGGAATAA
- a CDS encoding FAD-dependent oxidoreductase: protein MTLLYRTLDRDWDVVVAGGGTAGAIAGVAAARAGARVLVVEAQGSLGGTGTNAWVTPLMRNVSAGENLNRGLTDELKRRLQARGDGATSADGNDNWFNPEGLKFVLEEMLLSAGGEVLYHTNVVQPLIADGRRQMADGKRIEALVVHNKGGLQALGASVFIDATGDADVAAGAGVPFHAGDADGVHQAMSLRFTLAGVDMARLSASLQEQGQWHESPDFMQFWMVWGRGSSLEPLFREAIAAGVLLERDGDYFQAFSVPGRPGELSFNCPRIRADLNDATDPWHLSAAQTDGRGAIGRLTRFCRQYLPGCEQAFVGVVAPMVGVRDSRRIVGEYTLTLQDILDCRKFPDVICKNHYPVDIHSVRGGAKLLHERDGTAPYFAGDAWHDIPFRCLLPQGIDNLLVPGRAASSTFEAQSSIRVQQNCHTMGEAAGLAAAWAARDHAGDVRAVPVPALQDELRRLGGNV, encoded by the coding sequence ATGACACTTCTTTATCGGACGCTGGACCGCGACTGGGACGTGGTGGTGGCCGGGGGCGGCACCGCCGGGGCCATCGCCGGAGTCGCGGCGGCGCGGGCCGGGGCGCGGGTGCTGGTCGTGGAGGCGCAGGGCAGTCTGGGCGGCACCGGCACGAACGCCTGGGTCACGCCGCTGATGCGCAACGTCTCGGCGGGCGAAAACCTCAACCGGGGCCTGACCGACGAACTCAAGCGCCGCCTGCAAGCGCGGGGCGACGGCGCGACTTCTGCCGACGGCAACGACAACTGGTTCAACCCCGAAGGGCTGAAATTCGTGCTGGAGGAGATGCTGCTCTCGGCGGGGGGCGAGGTGCTGTACCACACGAACGTGGTGCAGCCGCTGATCGCGGATGGCAGAAGGCAGATGGCCGATGGCAAACGGATTGAGGCGCTGGTCGTCCACAACAAGGGCGGGTTGCAGGCGCTCGGGGCCAGTGTTTTTATCGACGCCACCGGGGACGCGGACGTGGCGGCGGGGGCGGGTGTGCCCTTTCACGCCGGGGACGCAGACGGCGTGCATCAGGCCATGAGCCTGCGTTTTACCCTCGCCGGGGTGGACATGGCGCGGCTGTCGGCCTCCTTGCAAGAACAGGGGCAGTGGCACGAGTCGCCCGACTTCATGCAGTTCTGGATGGTCTGGGGGCGCGGCTCCTCCCTCGAACCGCTGTTTCGGGAGGCCATTGCTGCTGGGGTGCTGCTGGAGCGCGACGGGGACTACTTTCAGGCGTTCAGCGTCCCGGGGCGGCCCGGCGAGCTGTCGTTCAACTGCCCGCGCATCCGGGCCGACCTCAACGACGCCACCGACCCCTGGCACCTCTCGGCGGCGCAGACCGACGGGCGCGGGGCCATAGGTCGCCTGACCCGCTTTTGCCGCCAGTACTTGCCCGGCTGCGAACAGGCGTTTGTCGGTGTGGTCGCCCCGATGGTGGGCGTGCGCGACTCGCGGCGCATCGTGGGGGAGTACACGCTGACCCTGCAAGACATTCTGGACTGCCGCAAGTTTCCCGATGTCATCTGCAAGAACCACTATCCGGTGGACATCCACTCGGTCAGGGGCGGGGCCAAGCTGCTGCACGAGCGCGACGGGACAGCGCCGTATTTTGCCGGGGACGCCTGGCACGACATTCCTTTTCGCTGCCTGCTCCCGCAGGGCATAGATAATCTGCTGGTACCGGGCCGGGCCGCGAGCAGCACCTTCGAGGCGCAGTCGAGCATCCGCGTGCAGCAAAACTGCCACACGATGGGCGAGGCGGCGGGGCTGGCGGCGGCGTGGGCGGCCCGTGACCATGCCGGAGACGTGCGGGCGGTGCCTGTCCCCGCGCTGCAAGACGAACTGCGCCGCCTGGGAGGGAACGTATGA
- a CDS encoding YciI family protein — protein MTTLWFIESTYLKSGDELAAVTPLHRAWLDQHYVSGVFLTSGRKVDGTGGVLLAQAESEEQLRDIFKEDPFVLNGCSEYRYTAFNPVKRGKAIELEGVPLVE, from the coding sequence ATGACGACCCTCTGGTTTATCGAAAGTACCTACCTGAAAAGCGGCGACGAACTCGCGGCGGTCACGCCCCTGCACCGCGCCTGGCTCGACCAGCACTATGTCAGCGGCGTCTTTCTCACCTCCGGGCGCAAGGTGGACGGCACCGGCGGCGTGCTGCTGGCCCAGGCCGAGAGCGAAGAACAACTCCGCGACATTTTCAAGGAAGACCCCTTCGTGCTGAACGGATGCAGCGAGTACCGTTACACCGCCTTCAACCCCGTCAAGCGCGGCAAGGCGATTGAGCTGGAAGGCGTGCCGCTGGTGGAGTGA